From a region of the Myxococcota bacterium genome:
- a CDS encoding class I SAM-dependent methyltransferase translates to MPSPSFSEQADRWLSRLFPTRFGPGAAEWRHGRAGAPHLWRMQRHFQIDFLQRMGLAPGDSLLDLGCGTLRGGLPLIGFLAAGHYTGIDIRKDVIAEARHELEEAGLAERYPRIDHVESLDGLELRRVFAFVWAFGLLPHLEDEELAVALAFVARHLAAEGVFYANVHLGDGRLGNWAGFPILARPLDWYAEQANRAGLTLESLGRLQELGHVSGDRSFDAQFMLRLRARR, encoded by the coding sequence ATGCCCAGTCCGTCGTTCTCCGAACAGGCCGATCGCTGGCTCTCCCGGCTCTTCCCGACCCGTTTCGGTCCGGGAGCCGCCGAGTGGCGGCATGGGCGTGCGGGAGCGCCCCACCTGTGGCGCATGCAACGCCACTTCCAGATCGACTTCCTGCAGCGCATGGGGCTCGCGCCCGGAGACAGCCTGCTCGATCTGGGCTGCGGCACGCTGCGCGGCGGCCTGCCGCTGATCGGCTTCCTGGCGGCCGGCCACTACACGGGCATCGACATCCGCAAGGACGTGATCGCCGAAGCCCGCCACGAGCTCGAAGAGGCGGGGCTCGCCGAGCGCTACCCGAGGATCGATCACGTCGAGAGCCTCGACGGGCTCGAGCTGCGGCGGGTCTTTGCGTTCGTCTGGGCCTTCGGGCTGCTGCCGCACCTGGAGGACGAAGAGCTCGCCGTCGCGCTCGCGTTCGTGGCCCGTCACCTGGCCGCGGAGGGCGTGTTCTACGCGAACGTCCACCTCGGAGACGGGCGACTCGGAAACTGGGCGGGATTCCCGATCCTGGCGCGACCGCTCGACTGGTACGCCGAGCAGGCGAACCGGGCCGGGCTGACCCTCGAGAGCCTCGGTCGGCTCCAGGAGCTGGGACACGTGTCCGGCGATCGCAGCTTCGACGCCCAATTCATGCTGCGGCTGCGCGCGCGCCGCTAG
- a CDS encoding methyltransferase domain-containing protein, with product MGLTFDDGAARGVEAIYRTPDVAAQRSQTLVALGLAPGERVLDIGVGPGFLADDMARIVGADGHVAGIDTSEPMLAMARARCGEGVDLRTADATALPFDAGAFDAVVSTQVLEYVPDLDGALAEIARVLRVGGRAVILDTDWDTAVWQTEDRARMRRVLDAWEAHLHDPCLPRTLGPRLDAAGLTVQRRDVIPLLNPHLHPNCYSHGILVAIQAFVAGREEVGPEEAAAWGDELRALAAAGRYFFSINRYLFAATKR from the coding sequence GTGGGACTCACCTTCGACGACGGCGCGGCACGCGGTGTCGAGGCCATCTACCGCACGCCCGACGTCGCCGCCCAGCGCAGTCAGACCCTCGTCGCGCTCGGTCTGGCGCCGGGCGAGCGGGTCCTCGACATCGGCGTCGGGCCGGGATTCCTGGCCGATGACATGGCGCGCATCGTCGGAGCGGACGGTCACGTCGCGGGCATCGACACGAGTGAGCCGATGCTGGCAATGGCGCGCGCCCGCTGTGGCGAGGGCGTGGACCTGCGCACGGCCGATGCAACGGCGTTGCCCTTCGACGCGGGCGCCTTCGATGCCGTCGTCTCCACCCAGGTGCTCGAGTACGTGCCCGACCTCGACGGCGCGCTCGCCGAGATCGCCCGCGTGCTGCGCGTCGGGGGCCGGGCGGTGATCCTCGATACCGACTGGGATACTGCGGTCTGGCAGACCGAGGACCGCGCGCGGATGCGGCGGGTGCTCGATGCCTGGGAGGCCCACCTCCACGATCCCTGTCTGCCGCGCACGCTGGGGCCCCGGCTCGATGCGGCCGGGCTCACCGTGCAGCGCCGCGACGTCATCCCGCTGCTGAATCCCCACCTGCATCCCAACTGCTACAGCCACGGCATCCTGGTCGCGATCCAGGCGTTCGTCGCGGGTCGGGAGGAGGTGGGCCCGGAAGAGGCGGCTGCCTGGGGCGACGAGCTGCGCGCGCTGGCGGCCGCCGGCCGGTACTTCTTCAGCATCAACCGCTACCTGTTCGCGGCCACGAAGCGCTAG